The Armigeres subalbatus isolate Guangzhou_Male unplaced genomic scaffold, GZ_Asu_2 Contig1814, whole genome shotgun sequence genome segment GTTTGCTCTTCCCTTCTATCTGCTGCTCTCGATATCAGCCAGCCATCGGTTTGTGTTGCTGCCTTGTGATCCATGCAGATGGAAGATTTACCGCGAAACGATAGCGAAATCCAGACAACAAAACTGCAATTGCCTTTGCACATCAGCTTGACTGGTCAGCTGTAGTAGCGACGGTGATTTTAATCCAGGGCTGTTCAGTCTCGCACATCCTCACCCACCCAGAATATTgccaaatttctgaaaataaatagaaaacctCTTCGACGGGATGGGAATTGGAAAGGTATAGGAGTAGGTGATTACAGCAAtggttcatcttcttcttcgcgGCTAATTGGTAATGGAAGCAAACAAATTTTTTCAACCGGACGTTTTAGTTCCCCCGAAGAAGTTTTCAGTGTCACGACTCTCACGATATTATCTTCGCCGGGATGTAATGCGATGATTCTTGCCAACTTCCATCTCATCGGAGGTAAATTATCGTCCTTCACAACTACAAGCTTGCCTACATCAACTCGAACTGCTGGTTTCCACCTCTTCGCTCTTCCTTGCAGTTGACTCAAATATTCTCTACGCCATCTCATCCAGAATAGTTGAAGTTTTTGCTGCATCAAATTATAATAGTTCAGCCGATTCGCTGGGATGGACGTGAGCTCAGGATTGGGGAGAGCATGCAACGATGATCCAACTAAGAAGTGAGCCGGAGTCAAAGGTTCCAAATCGTTTGGATCATCGGACATCGGTGTCAAAAGGGCGGGAGTTTAGACATGCCTCGACCTGTGTCAAAAGCGTGGAGAAATCTTCGGCTGAGACCGGTGTTTCGCCAATCACCTTAATGAGATGGTTCTTGGTCGACCGGACTGCAGCCTCCCAAAGTCCACCGAAATGTGGCGCGCTGGGCGGATTAAAATGCCATTGGATGCCATCTTTAGCCAATTCACTCGTAACCTTTTCACGATGGGTATGATCCCTCAGCAATCTGTAGAGTTCTCCTAGCTTGTTCCGTGCACCGACAAAGTTCGTACCATTGTCCGAATAGATATCCGAACACCTGCCTCTCCTTGAAATGAACCGTTGCAAGGCCTGTAAGAATCGGTCCGTGGAGAGATCAGAAACCAGCTCCAGGTGAACGGCCTTGGTGCAGAAGCACACGAAGACCGAAACATAGGCCTTCACGGCTGCTCGTCTAGGTGCTGGTCGAATGTAGACTGGGCCAAAGTAGTCTACTCCAGTTTTCAAAAAGGGACGCGAAACAGAGACGCGAGGTGACGGTAATTCTCCCATAAACTGCTGCATGGTAGTTGGTTTCGTGCGGAAACATTTTATACATTGATGAACTACCTACATTTCTTCCACCAAGTGGCCAGAATCGCAATCTGACTGTTCCTAACAGTAGTTGTGGGCCTGCATGCAATAGGCGTTCGTGAAAATGGCGCAGAATCAACCGAGTCAACTGGTGCCGTGCCGGTAGAGCAACAGGATGTTTGGTATATActgattcttccgaattttgcaGTCGCCCTCCAACTCTGATGAGTCCATCCTTGCAAATGAACGGATGAAACCATCTTAGCGGTGATTTTCTTGACACAAACTCTCCTCGCAACCATACCCTTCTTTCTTCGGCGAAAACTTCCAGCTGTACGTTCCGGAGTATTACATTCTCGGCATTCTGCAGCTCAATAGTAGTTAGGAACCCGGTAGCAGATCGATCTGCTGCGGGAACTCGTAAAAGCTTCATGAGACGAAGCCAGTAAGCTGTACGACGTACTAAATCTGAATACGATCCAAATTTTCCTATATACATTTCGTTGAAGTCTGCCGTTGGTGAAACAGCACATGCCACAACTGTGCGGCGCCTCTCTTCTTCTCCTGCTTCCCTATCTGACTCGATGCCTCCAGGCCACAATTGTGAACGATGTCTTCGGGCAGCACTCCACGTGATATCAGGTCTGCTGGGTTGTCCGTACCAGGAACGTGTCGCCAATTCCAACCCTCCGTAAGCGTTTGGATTTTTGCCACTCTGTTGGCAACGAACGTGGTCCATGTTGTTGGTGGTGATTCTATCCAACGCAACACGCAAGTTGAATCCGTCCAGAAAAAGGTTTGGACCGTCAATCTAGTTGATTCTTTCACTTTTTCGTATAGCTGCGACAACAGAACGGCACCACAGAGCTCTAAGCGAGGAATAGATTGGCAGCGTAGTGGAGCCACTTTAGATCGAGATGACAATAGCCGTACCATAGTCGTTCCACTTGAATCTTGACTACGTAAGTAAACGCAGCCGCCATACGCCTTGCATGAAGCATCCGAGAAACAGTGTAACTCCACCAAAACTGCTCTGGGCAAGATTACACACCGATCGACACGAATTTCATTCAAGAAAGGGAGTCCTGCATGAAACTGTTTCCAATTCTCACCCACCATTGAAGGTACAGGCTGATCCCAATCTAACCGATTACCTTCTCCGTCTACCAACGTCCAGAGTTGCTGCATGAAAATCTTGGCTAACGAAGTCGTCAAGCCAAGTGGATCGAATAATGTTGCGATCTGGGAAAGTATTTAATGTTTCGTCAAAAGGGAACTCCTGGTTCAATCGGTGGGACAGCAAACTGGAATCGAAGAGTGTCGGTATGGGCTATCTACGTTAGTCCTAATGCTTTGACGGATTGCTAGGGATCCAAAATAATCCCCTTGGGATCTCGTATTGCCAGGTTTTCCTATGATACACCATCAAGAACTTCTGGGACATTACAAGCCCACTTTTAGAGCTTAAACCCTCCGCATTGTATTATCTCAGTCAATTGATTCCTAGTACTGACGGCTAGTTTCACCTCATCCACACCGGTGATGACGTCGTCCATATAAACATCCTCTCGAATTGCTCTTGCTGCGAGCGGGAAACGATCGGCTTCGTCAGCAGCCAACTGTTGAAGGGTTCGGGTGGCTAGATAGGGTGCGGGTTTTGTTCCGTACGTAACGGTGTTAAGTTCGTACACTGCAACTTCCTCCTCCGGGGCAAACCGGAATAGTATGGATTGGAGTGGCCGATCCGTTGGCCAAGCGAGGATCTGCCAAAACATCTTCTCCACGTCCGACACGAGGAGCACCTGCTTTGTTCGGCTGCGTAGAATTATTGACCTCAAATCATCCTGTACAACTGGCCCTACCAGAAGTACATCATTTAAGGACACCCCAGAAGACGTTTTGCATGAAGCATCGAAGACCACCCTGACCTTGGTGGTACTACTGGCCTCCTTGACCACCGGATGATGCGGTAGAAAACATCTTTTAACCTTGTCCTCTGTAGCTTCCTCAACCTTGCGCATGTGTCCCAATTTCAGGTAGTCGTCCATGAAGGAAATG includes the following:
- the LOC134203357 gene encoding uncharacterized protein LOC134203357 → MDDYLKLGHMRKVEEATEDKVKRCFLPHHPVVKEASSTTKVRVVFDASCKTSSGVSLNDVLLVGPVVQDDLRSIILRSRTKQVLLVSDVEKMFWQILAWPTDRPLQSILFRFAPEEEVAVYELNTVTYGTKPAPYLATRTLQQLAADEADRFPLAARAIREDVYMDDVITGVDEVKLAVSTRNQLTEIIQCGGFKL
- the LOC134203358 gene encoding uncharacterized protein LOC134203358, yielding MQQFMGELPSPRVSVSRPFLKTGVDYFGPVYIRPAPRRAAVKAYVSVFVCFCTKAVHLELVSDLSTDRFLQALQRFISRRGRCSDIYSDNGTNFVGARNKLGELYRLLRDHTHREKVTSELAKDGIQWHFNPPSAPHFGGLWEAAVRSTKNHLIKVIGETPVSAEDFSTLLTQVEACLNSRPFDTDVR